From Paraburkholderia acidisoli, one genomic window encodes:
- the ku gene encoding non-homologous end joining protein Ku, giving the protein MPARSIASLSLSFGLVSIPVKLYTATESSSDVRFHLLAPDGSRVKQQYISEKTGKVVERSSMNKGYEFERDQFVVFTSEELKALEDGASHVVEIVAFVPEKAINPVFYDRAYYIAPDKRGGKPYSLLQQALAQSGRCALAKWAFKGRTRIVQVRPEEGGLVFQQLLYADEVRSLDDLNIEQVQVSANELKLAMQIIEQGAEDNYDPAAYEDEEKKRILAAIDEKIEGKQVITHEPVESVGGGQVIDLMDALRASLKGGSAKPNAASAPRKKAATPVTALPVAPKTRKPAARASRATTEAPAKVRARK; this is encoded by the coding sequence ATGCCCGCCCGCTCGATCGCCTCGCTCTCGCTTTCCTTCGGTCTCGTTTCGATACCGGTCAAGCTCTACACCGCGACCGAGAGTTCGTCCGATGTGAGATTCCACCTGCTTGCGCCGGACGGCTCGCGGGTTAAACAGCAGTACATCTCGGAAAAGACGGGCAAGGTGGTTGAGCGCTCCAGCATGAACAAGGGCTATGAGTTCGAGCGCGACCAGTTCGTGGTTTTCACGAGCGAGGAGCTGAAAGCGCTGGAAGATGGGGCGAGCCATGTCGTTGAGATCGTCGCCTTCGTCCCTGAAAAGGCAATCAATCCCGTTTTTTACGACCGGGCGTATTACATCGCGCCCGACAAGCGCGGTGGAAAGCCATACAGTCTGTTACAGCAGGCACTCGCGCAAAGCGGGCGCTGCGCGCTCGCAAAGTGGGCCTTCAAGGGACGGACGCGGATCGTACAGGTGCGCCCCGAAGAAGGCGGCCTCGTCTTTCAGCAACTCCTGTACGCGGACGAGGTCCGATCGCTCGATGACCTGAACATTGAACAGGTTCAGGTATCGGCCAACGAGCTCAAGCTCGCGATGCAGATTATCGAGCAGGGCGCGGAAGACAATTACGACCCGGCAGCCTACGAAGACGAAGAGAAAAAGCGCATCCTCGCGGCCATCGACGAAAAGATTGAGGGCAAGCAGGTTATCACCCATGAGCCTGTCGAAAGCGTCGGCGGGGGCCAGGTTATCGACCTTATGGATGCCTTGCGCGCGAGCCTGAAAGGGGGAAGCGCGAAACCAAACGCGGCATCGGCGCCACGAAAAAAAGCCGCGACGCCCGTCACCGCGCTGCCGGTCGCGCCGAAGACGCGCAAACCGGCAGCTCGCGCGTCCAGAGCCACGACTGAGGCGCCCGCGAAGGTCAGGGCACGCAAGTGA
- a CDS encoding tetratricopeptide repeat protein: protein MRELLASLGVSRSVVTGLIAAGFVTPTRGPRNAWRFAFQDVVLLRTALILRDAHIPPRKINLALSRLREALPDELPLTGIRISAVGSDVAVRTGPSQWDAVTGQLLLDFEVAELRGDVVFLDSAPARTKRATQADEWYDLAERLRTSDWAGAERAYRKAIELSPKPFYAAYVDLGALLCELEARCKDALHVLDEALAHFPRDAVLHFNRAVALEDLERPGEAEQSYLLCLEFDPAYADAHHNLAILLEKRGDPQGLVRHLSAYRRLTT, encoded by the coding sequence ATGCGCGAGCTGCTGGCCTCGCTGGGCGTGTCCCGTAGCGTGGTGACGGGTCTCATTGCCGCAGGCTTCGTCACGCCCACGCGTGGGCCACGTAACGCCTGGAGGTTTGCGTTTCAGGACGTCGTACTGTTGCGTACCGCGCTGATCCTGCGCGACGCCCATATCCCGCCGCGTAAAATCAATCTGGCGCTGTCCCGCCTTCGGGAGGCGCTACCCGACGAGCTTCCCCTGACGGGGATTCGTATTTCAGCGGTCGGCAGCGACGTGGCTGTCAGAACCGGCCCGTCACAATGGGATGCCGTGACCGGGCAGTTGCTTCTGGATTTCGAAGTCGCCGAACTGCGCGGCGATGTCGTTTTCCTGGATTCGGCTCCGGCCCGGACGAAGCGGGCGACTCAAGCGGACGAGTGGTATGACCTTGCCGAGCGGCTCCGGACATCGGATTGGGCAGGCGCGGAGCGGGCATATCGAAAGGCGATCGAGTTATCGCCAAAGCCTTTTTACGCCGCCTACGTCGATCTGGGCGCGTTACTGTGTGAACTTGAAGCAAGGTGCAAAGACGCTCTTCATGTTCTCGACGAGGCGCTTGCGCACTTCCCTCGGGATGCGGTGCTGCATTTCAACCGGGCCGTCGCGTTAGAAGACCTGGAGAGACCCGGCGAGGCAGAACAGAGCTATCTGCTTTGCCTCGAATTCGATCCCGCCTATGCGGACGCGCATCACAATTTGGCGATCCTGCTTGAAAAGCGGGGCGATCCGCAAGGTCTCGTGCGCCATCTCAGCGCGTACCGCAGATTGACCACCTAA